A single region of the bacterium genome encodes:
- the rplW gene encoding 50S ribosomal protein L23, whose product MIFERFFKKLKRAKKAEKPLPKKTLEPEKPKEQSAVSKMRVFDGSAILFSPHVTEKATLLSKDNQYVFKVFPAANKIEIRKAVESLYKVKVIGVRIIKVGAKKRRLGKVQGWKKGYKKAIIQVKPGQKIEAATV is encoded by the coding sequence ATGATATTCGAAAGATTTTTTAAAAAACTAAAAAGGGCAAAAAAGGCGGAAAAACCTTTGCCGAAGAAAACACTGGAGCCAGAAAAACCCAAAGAGCAGTCGGCTGTTTCCAAGATGAGAGTTTTCGACGGCTCAGCGATTTTGTTCTCGCCCCACGTCACCGAGAAAGCCACTCTTCTTTCAAAAGACAATCAGTACGTTTTCAAAGTCTTTCCCGCAGCCAACAAAATCGAGATCAGGAAAGCGGTCGAGTCTCTGTACAAAGTCAAGGTAATCGGAGTAAGGATTATCAAGGTGGGCGCCAAGAAAAGAAGGCTGGGCAAGGTTCAGGGCTGGAAAAAAGGCTACAAGAAAGCGATTATCCAGGTGAAACCGGGCCAAAAGATCGAGGCGGCCACGGTCTAA
- the rpsJ gene encoding 30S ribosomal protein S10 gives MEVPRLRIRLRAYDHKILDASCRQIVETAQRFEVKIRGPIPLPTEIRKYTVNRSTFVHKDSREQFEMRVHKRLIDILEPGQKVIDALTNLNLPTGVDIEIKM, from the coding sequence ATTGAAGTGCCGAGATTGCGCATCAGGCTGCGCGCTTACGATCACAAGATACTCGACGCCAGCTGCCGTCAGATTGTTGAAACTGCCCAGAGATTCGAGGTCAAGATAAGGGGCCCGATTCCTTTGCCAACCGAGATCAGAAAATACACCGTCAACCGCTCGACTTTCGTCCACAAGGACAGCCGGGAACAGTTTGAAATGAGAGTCCACAAAAGGCTGATTGACATCTTAGAGCCGGGACAGAAAGTGATCGATGCCCTGACAAATCTCAATCTGCCCACCGGAGTGGATATCGAGATAAAAATGTAA
- the rplC gene encoding 50S ribosomal protein L3: protein MKFILGKKIDMTQIFDEGKVVPVTLIEAGPCQILQVKSRDKDGYSSFQLGFEKITKAKKIKKTMKGKEFRHIREFRVPEAEIKNYKTGDSLEAGIFSEGDKVRVSGISKGKGTAGAVKMWGFKGRLSATHGTKHELRTLGSTGSSGAGRVVKGRKMPGRMGAERVTVKNLKIVKIDKENNIIAVKGAVPGRRGTLLEIKGV, encoded by the coding sequence ATGAAATTCATTCTCGGAAAGAAAATCGACATGACCCAGATATTCGACGAAGGAAAAGTGGTTCCGGTGACTTTGATTGAAGCAGGCCCCTGCCAGATACTCCAGGTTAAAAGCAGAGACAAAGACGGATATTCATCTTTTCAGCTGGGTTTTGAGAAAATCACTAAAGCAAAGAAGATTAAAAAAACGATGAAAGGAAAAGAGTTCAGGCACATCCGTGAGTTCAGGGTCCCTGAAGCAGAAATTAAGAATTACAAGACAGGAGACAGTTTAGAAGCAGGAATTTTCAGCGAAGGCGACAAAGTCAGGGTTTCCGGAATCTCCAAAGGCAAAGGAACAGCCGGAGCCGTCAAAATGTGGGGATTCAAAGGCAGACTGTCTGCCACTCACGGGACCAAGCACGAGTTAAGAACTTTGGGATCTACCGGATCCAGCGGTGCCGGCCGGGTTGTCAAGGGCAGGAAAATGCCGGGAAGAATGGGAGCAGAAAGAGTGACCGTCAAAAACCTGAAAATCGTCAAGATTGATAAAGAGAATAATATCATAGCGGTCAAGGGAGCGGTTCCGGGAAGAAGAGGCACTTTGTTAGAAATAAAAGGAGTATAA
- the rplD gene encoding 50S ribosomal protein L4, translated as MFVKVYNQSGEETGKTLLPKGVFDVKLNSDLLWQVARSQSANKRQGSAHTKTKGEVRGGGRKPWRQKGTGRSRHSSIRSPLWRGGGVIFGPRNDKVWKQKINKKMARKAVLMALSTKARQGDLIVLESLNISGPKTREVSKIISDLRGRIADFHKGKVLVVLPVLDKNFIRASRNIPGLETVGLGNLSALKILSFKYLLATKESISAFKRAFSKKDEAE; from the coding sequence ATGTTCGTCAAAGTCTACAACCAGAGCGGAGAAGAGACTGGAAAGACCTTACTGCCCAAAGGCGTTTTTGACGTCAAGCTTAATTCTGATTTGCTGTGGCAGGTGGCGAGGTCCCAAAGCGCAAATAAAAGACAGGGGTCGGCCCACACTAAAACCAAGGGCGAGGTCAGGGGCGGCGGCAGAAAACCCTGGCGGCAGAAAGGAACTGGCAGGTCCCGCCACAGCTCAATCAGATCTCCTTTGTGGCGCGGCGGAGGCGTAATCTTTGGCCCGAGGAACGACAAGGTCTGGAAGCAGAAGATTAACAAAAAGATGGCCAGGAAAGCCGTTCTGATGGCTCTTTCGACAAAGGCCAGGCAGGGAGATTTGATCGTTCTGGAAAGTTTGAATATCAGCGGGCCCAAAACCAGAGAAGTTTCCAAAATAATTTCTGATTTGAGGGGAAGAATCGCCGATTTCCACAAGGGGAAAGTTCTGGTCGTTCTGCCTGTATTAGACAAGAATTTCATCCGGGCTTCCAGGAACATTCCGGGATTGGAGACGGTCGGTCTTGGCAACCTCAGCGCCCTGAAAATCCTTTCTTTTAAATATTTGCTGGCGACGAAAGAGTCAATATCGGCATTTAAAAGGGCGTTTTCAAAAAAGGATGAAGCTGAATAA